The Gammaproteobacteria bacterium region GTCGCTGAACCCGGTCCAGAGGGTGATCGAGCATCTCACCGAGACCATTCGAACCCATGAGCGGAAGGTCTCAGAGCTTGCAGCGAGAGCGAGAGCCGAGGAACTGGTCGAGAAGCTCGGGATCAGGCGGGAGCGTCTCACCGACTACCCCCACCAGCTCTCAGGAGGAATGCGACAGCGGGTCATGATCTCACTGGCGCTCGCTTTGCGAGCGAAGCTGGTGATCGCCGACGAGCCGACAACCTCTCTCGATGTCATCGTCGAAGCAAAGTTCCTGGACCTGCTGCGGGAGCTTCGAGAGGAGTTTGACCTGACGATCCTGCTGATCACGCACAACATCGGCGTCGTCGCCGAAGTCGCCGACCGTGTGGCCGTCATGTATGCAGGCCGGATGGCGGAGATCGGTGACGTGTACGGGGTGTTCGAGAATCCGAAGCATCCGTACACCGACGGTCTGCTCCAGTCTGTGCCGAACATCAATCTGGCCGAACACGACCTCTACAAGATGGAGGGTTCTCCGCCGAACCTGCTCCATCCCCCGTCAGGGTGCCCGTTCCATCCTCGCTGTCCGAGGGCAATGGATATCTGCGCGGTCGAGGTGCCGATGTTCCACGAGGTGGTCCCGGGACAGGCAACCGCATGCTGGCTCTATGACGAGGCCACCGAAGAACAGGGGGCCGTGCGTGGCTGAGAATCTCGTCGAGGTCGTCGACCTCAAGAAGTGGTTCCCCGTTGCGCAGGGGTTTGTTGCGGGGTTGACCGGTGCTCCCCGTCAGTATGTGCGCGCCGTGGATGGAGTCACGTTCGAGATCCGCAAGGGAGAGGTGTTCGGCCTCGCCGGCGAGTCCGGCTCGGGAAAGTCCACCGTCGGCAGGTTGGTGCTGCGACTGCTCGAGCCGACCGACGGGGAGGTCGTGTTCGATGGCGTCGAGTTGGGGTCACTGTCACGTGAGGAGATGCGGCAGCTTCGGCACCGCATGCAGGTCGTTTTCCAGGATCCGCTGGCGTCATTGAACCCCCGTATGACGATCGGTGAGGCCATCGAGCATCCTGCGAAGATCCATATGCCCCACCTGAGTGTGGAAGAGCGCCACGCGCTCGTCCTTCGGATGCTCGACCAGGTGGGAATGGTTCCCCCTGAGTTCTTCTACTCGAAGTATCCGCACCAGATCAGCGGTGGGCAACGGCAGCGGATCGTGTTCGCGAGGGGAATGATCACAGCACCCGATCTCATCGTGGCCGACGAACCGATCGCGATGGCGGACGTGAGCGTGAGAGCACTGCTGCTCGACCTGATGATGGAGCTGAAAGAGGAGTTCGACCTCACCTACCTGTTCATCAGTCATGACCTCGCCACTGCGAAGTATGTGTGTAACCGAATCGCCATCATGTACCTCGGCAAGATCGTCGAGATCGGTCCGCTCGAAGACGTCTACACGAACGCGCAGCATCCCTACACGCGGGCGCTGCTCGATGCGGTTCCCGTTCCAGACCCGGAGCATCGCCGTACAGAGCCGCTGCCGGCCGGCGAGATCCCCAACCCGATCAACCCGCCTCCCGGCTGCAACTTTCATCCCCGGTGCCCGATCGCGCAGACCGGGATCTGTGACGAGATCGATCCGGTCCTGTTGCCGATCGGCGGTGATCCCGAGCATCTCGTCGCCTGTCATCTTCGTACCGGCGACTACCAGGACCTCGATCCGATGAAGTAGCTCCCGTTCTCGTCAATGCTGGCAGCACTATTTCACGCCAGCATTGAGGAGACTGAAGGTCTGGTCAATGTTGGCGTCGGTATGCGACGCTTGCATTGACGAGAAAGGGTGAATGTGCGAATCGGGATCGACATGGGTGGGACCAAGATCGAGGGAATCGTCCTCGATGACACAGACCGCGAGCTCGTTCGGCGGAGGATCGCGACCCCCGTCGGGGACTACGAGGCGACCGTGAGAGCCGTGGCGAATCTGGTCCGATCGCTCGAAGAAGCAACCGGATCTCGGGGGACCGTGGGGATCGGGCACCCAGGTGCGATCTCGCCCGCCACCGGGCTGGTCAAGAACGCCAACTCCGTCGTACTCAACGGGAGCCCGCTCGACGAAGATCTCTCGACGGCTCTCGGCCGGCCGGTCCGTCTCGCCAACGACGCCGACTGTTTCACCCTGTCCGAGGCGACCGATGGGGCGGCGGCCTCGGCAGACGTGGTGTTCGGGGCGATCCTCGGCACGGGAGTAGGTGGGGGCATCGTGTTCCATGGCGCACTGCTGTCCGGTCCGAACGGTATCGCCGGCGAATGGGGGCACAACTCCCTGCCGTGGCCCCGACCGGATGAAGTGCCCGGCCCCGCCTGCTACTGCGGGCTGCACGGCTGCGTAGAGACGTACCTTTCAGGGCCGGCGATGGAGCGTGACTACTCCGGTGGGCGGGAGCTGTCGAGTCGGGAAATTGTTCAGCGGATCGAGACGGGAGAAGACAGAGCGATCGCGGTGGTGGATCGGTATGTCGACAGGCTTGCGAGAGCGCTCGCCGTTGTGATCAACATTGTCGATCCGACCGTGATCGTGTTGGGTGGAGGCATGTCCAACGTCGATGTTCTGTATGAACGGATTCCACAGATCTGGGACCGGCACGTGTTCAGCGACCGGGTCGATACCCGACTCGTGAAGGCGTTGCACGGCGACTCGAGCGGTGTGCGAGGAGCGGCACGACTCTGGCCGTAGGGAGAGTGCGGTGAAGTGGCGAGGGGCCACTCGGAAGCCTGGAATATGACTTAGCCACAGAGGAGCTCGAGTCCCAACGCCCGGCGACGAGTTCCCGGCGTTCTGATTCACGACGCGTGTGATACGTCGCTCATCTGGATCCAGACCGCTACAGAACCAGCTCAGAGAGACGTTCGAAGACGACACCCGCGTTGCGGAGATGCCGCTCCGGGTCGAAACACGCGGCAATGCCGTCATCGTCGAGCGGCACGTCGGGATTCGCCATGAGGAGATCGCGCAGTTCTCGGCCCTCATCCCAGGCCTGGGCTGCGTCACGCTGAACGATTCGATAGGCCTCGTCGCGGGTGAGGCCGGCGTCGACGAGAGCGAGGAGCACAGACTGACTGAACACGAGACCGTGGGTGGCGTCGAGGTTCGCCTGCATGCGTTCCGGCTTTACGACCAGCCCATCGATGACTCTCGTGAATGTGGCCAACATGTAGTCGAGGGTTGTGCACGCGTCCGGAAGGATCACCCGTTCGGCGGAAGAATGGCTGATGTCTCGTTCGTGCCACAACGAGACGTTCTCGAGGGCAGTTACCGCATAGCCGCGCAACACGCGGGCAAGGCCCACCATGCGTTCGGACAGAATCGGGTTGCGCTTGTGCGGCATCGCCGACGAACCCTTCTGACCGGGCTGGAAGGGCTCTTGGACTTCACCGAGTTCGCTGCGTTGAAGGTGGCGGATCTCGGTGGCGAAGCGTTCGATCGACGATCCGGTAAGTGCAATCGTCTGAATCAGTTCTGCGTGGCGGTCCCGGTGGGTTGTCTGTGAAGACGCCGGTTCGATGCCGAGGCCGAGCCTCTTACACACGTACGCTTCGATGGCGGGTGGCGCCTGGGCGTACGTGCCGACCGCTCCGCTGATCTTGCCGACGGCAACGGACTCACGGGCATGTCGCATTCGGGCATGGTCCCGCTCGAGTTCGAAGGCCCATGTGGCGAGCTTCAAGCCGAATGTCGTGGGCTCGGCCCACATGCCGTGTGTTCGACCCACCATGACCGCGTCGCGATGTTCGAATGCTCGACGCTTGACGACGTCGAAAAGGGCAGCGATCTTCTCGATCAGGAGATCCGCTGCATCGCGCAGCACGGTGGCCTGTGCGGTGTCGAGTACGTCGGACGAGGTGAGGCCGTAATGGATCCACGAACCGGTAGGCCCCGACGACGATATCAGCAGGTCGACGAATGCTGCGACGTCGTGGTGCGTGATCCGCTCTCGTTCCTTCCAGGCTGTGGGATCGACGGCCGGTGCGGAACGGACGATCTGTCCGGCTCCCTCCGGTGCGACACCGACCTGTTCCCATGCCTCGACGACGAGTGCTTCGACTTCCGTCCACATGGAGAGTTTGTGTGACTCAGACCAGAGCTTCGCCATTTCAGGGAGGGAGTACCGGACGATCATGGACATATCTTCGCAGGTCGCCATCCCTTCTGGCGTGAGGAGGTGGGACTTCTTGGCGAACTCATGAGCGGGCCGTCTAGTGTCGTAACGCCGGGAGGGAGCCATCCGAACACTGACCAACGCCCAGGCACGCAGGATTGCACTGCATGCACAAGGTTTCACCGATCCGGCGCCTGCCGGCCGAGTCGACGTGCGGCACTTTCGCAGAGTGGTGCGTCGTGTCGGAGTCGTGCAGTTGGATTCGGTGAACGTGCTTGCGAGGGCTCACTACATACCGTTCTTCTCCCGGCTCGGCTCGTATGACCGGGTCATGCTCGACCGATGGCTGTGGAACAGTGGCGAACTGTTCGAATACTGGGGACACGAAGCCTCCCTTCTCCCCATCGACACCCGGCCGCTGTTCGCACACCGTATGAACGGCGACACCCACTGGGAGTCGATTGAGAGGCTCGGCCGGGAACATCCCGACTTCATCGAGCACATCCTGAACGAAGTCCGGACCAGAGGTCCGCTGACCGTGTCGGACCTCGACGCAGAAGAGCGGAGAGCCGACGCGTGGTGGGGATGGCGAGCAGAGAAACTTGCCCTCGAATGGCTTTTCTCTCGGGGCAGGCTCACCGTTGCCGGGCGGCCCAACTTCGCCCGGTTGTACGACTTGCCCGAGCGAATTCACCCACAAGCGCTTGCCCGTCCGGCGCCGGCGGTGGAGGACGCACGAGAGGAGCTACTTCTGCGCGCTGCCAAAGCTCACGGGATAGGTACCGCAGCCGACCTGACCGACTACTACCGGATGCGGATATCGACGGCAAGGCCTCTTCTCGATGACCTCGTGGGATCCGGCCGGCTGCAGCTCGCAGAGGTGAACGGATGGTCCGGAAAGGCGTATCTGCATCCGGACGCGGTCCTGCCGCGGCGCATCGAAGGTGCCGCACTCGTGGGCCCGTTCGATCCGCTCATCTGGTTCAGGCCCCGTATGGAGCGGCTATTCGGGTTCCGCTACAGGATCGAGATCTACGTGCCTGTGGAGAAACGACAGTTCGGGTACTACGTGCTGCCGTTTCTGCTCGACGGGGAGTTCGTTGGTCGTGTCGATCTCAAGGCCGATCGAAAGAGGAGTGTTCTGATGGTGCAGAGTTCCCATGTGGAGGACGGTCACGATCCCACGAGGATTGCTCGAGCGATGGGTGCGGAGCTCCGGTCGATGGCCCGATGGCTCGGACTGGGAGATCTCGAGATCCACCAGAAGGGGGACTTGTCGAGCCTCCTCCGAAAGCAGGAGCAGTGAGCGCGTTCCTCGAAGGAGTCATCGCGGGATATGGAATTGCGATTCCGGTCGGCCCGATTGCAGTGCTGATCATCGGACTCGGCACTCGCGATGGTTTTCCCCGCGCCTTCTTTGCAGGTCTTGGTGCGGCACTGGCCGATCTCATCTACGCGGGCATTGCTGCAGTCGCCGGAGTTACCGCTGCCGGCTTGCTGATGCCATACGAGAGTCCACTACGGGTCGCCGGAGGACTGGTGCTGCTGGTTGTCGCCGTCGTTGCAGCGATGAAAACGTTCTGGCCGGACACCGAGAGCAAGCGAGCGGAGTCGTCCCATCTACGCGCACTGGCAGGCTTCCTGTCGATCACGTTGATGAACCCCGTCACGCTCACCTACTTCGCCGCCCTGATACTTGGATCTGCCGGAGGTGTGGCCTCGACGGCGACGGGAGCCGTACTGTTCGTCACCGGAGCGTTCCTCGCGTCGCTCTCGTGGCAGACCGCTCTCGCCGTCGGGGGCGCGGCTCTCGGGCATCGTATGTCCGATCGCACTCGCATCGTCACGGGGTTGTTGGGCGCCGTCGTGATCCTGCTGCTGGCGGTCCGAATGCTGCTCGGTGCCTGAGCTTCGCCGTACTCCCTCCCGGCTGTTTCCTCCCCCAGCGAGGGCCCTGACGAGTGTTGG contains the following coding sequences:
- a CDS encoding ATP-binding cassette domain-containing protein; the protein is MLYSIRDLTVEYATRSGNVHAVDQVSFDIRRGEILGLVGESGCGKSTLGKAIMRMIRPPGQIDGGELWFDGVDLMTLSEKQMQSVRGADIGMVFQDPMTSLNPVQRVIEHLTETIRTHERKVSELAARARAEELVEKLGIRRERLTDYPHQLSGGMRQRVMISLALALRAKLVIADEPTTSLDVIVEAKFLDLLRELREEFDLTILLITHNIGVVAEVADRVAVMYAGRMAEIGDVYGVFENPKHPYTDGLLQSVPNINLAEHDLYKMEGSPPNLLHPPSGCPFHPRCPRAMDICAVEVPMFHEVVPGQATACWLYDEATEEQGAVRG
- a CDS encoding ATP-binding cassette domain-containing protein, translated to MTRPPKNRGPCVAENLVEVVDLKKWFPVAQGFVAGLTGAPRQYVRAVDGVTFEIRKGEVFGLAGESGSGKSTVGRLVLRLLEPTDGEVVFDGVELGSLSREEMRQLRHRMQVVFQDPLASLNPRMTIGEAIEHPAKIHMPHLSVEERHALVLRMLDQVGMVPPEFFYSKYPHQISGGQRQRIVFARGMITAPDLIVADEPIAMADVSVRALLLDLMMELKEEFDLTYLFISHDLATAKYVCNRIAIMYLGKIVEIGPLEDVYTNAQHPYTRALLDAVPVPDPEHRRTEPLPAGEIPNPINPPPGCNFHPRCPIAQTGICDEIDPVLLPIGGDPEHLVACHLRTGDYQDLDPMK
- a CDS encoding ROK family protein, yielding MGGTKIEGIVLDDTDRELVRRRIATPVGDYEATVRAVANLVRSLEEATGSRGTVGIGHPGAISPATGLVKNANSVVLNGSPLDEDLSTALGRPVRLANDADCFTLSEATDGAAASADVVFGAILGTGVGGGIVFHGALLSGPNGIAGEWGHNSLPWPRPDEVPGPACYCGLHGCVETYLSGPAMERDYSGGRELSSREIVQRIETGEDRAIAVVDRYVDRLARALAVVINIVDPTVIVLGGGMSNVDVLYERIPQIWDRHVFSDRVDTRLVKALHGDSSGVRGAARLWP
- a CDS encoding adenylosuccinate lyase, encoding MIVRYSLPEMAKLWSESHKLSMWTEVEALVVEAWEQVGVAPEGAGQIVRSAPAVDPTAWKERERITHHDVAAFVDLLISSSGPTGSWIHYGLTSSDVLDTAQATVLRDAADLLIEKIAALFDVVKRRAFEHRDAVMVGRTHGMWAEPTTFGLKLATWAFELERDHARMRHARESVAVGKISGAVGTYAQAPPAIEAYVCKRLGLGIEPASSQTTHRDRHAELIQTIALTGSSIERFATEIRHLQRSELGEVQEPFQPGQKGSSAMPHKRNPILSERMVGLARVLRGYAVTALENVSLWHERDISHSSAERVILPDACTTLDYMLATFTRVIDGLVVKPERMQANLDATHGLVFSQSVLLALVDAGLTRDEAYRIVQRDAAQAWDEGRELRDLLMANPDVPLDDDGIAACFDPERHLRNAGVVFERLSELVL
- a CDS encoding winged helix-turn-helix domain-containing protein; its protein translation is MRTLTNAQARRIALHAQGFTDPAPAGRVDVRHFRRVVRRVGVVQLDSVNVLARAHYIPFFSRLGSYDRVMLDRWLWNSGELFEYWGHEASLLPIDTRPLFAHRMNGDTHWESIERLGREHPDFIEHILNEVRTRGPLTVSDLDAEERRADAWWGWRAEKLALEWLFSRGRLTVAGRPNFARLYDLPERIHPQALARPAPAVEDAREELLLRAAKAHGIGTAADLTDYYRMRISTARPLLDDLVGSGRLQLAEVNGWSGKAYLHPDAVLPRRIEGAALVGPFDPLIWFRPRMERLFGFRYRIEIYVPVEKRQFGYYVLPFLLDGEFVGRVDLKADRKRSVLMVQSSHVEDGHDPTRIARAMGAELRSMARWLGLGDLEIHQKGDLSSLLRKQEQ
- a CDS encoding LysE family transporter; amino-acid sequence: MARTGRSRDPPEGGLVEPPPKAGAVSAFLEGVIAGYGIAIPVGPIAVLIIGLGTRDGFPRAFFAGLGAALADLIYAGIAAVAGVTAAGLLMPYESPLRVAGGLVLLVVAVVAAMKTFWPDTESKRAESSHLRALAGFLSITLMNPVTLTYFAALILGSAGGVASTATGAVLFVTGAFLASLSWQTALAVGGAALGHRMSDRTRIVTGLLGAVVILLLAVRMLLGA